In Citrobacter sp. RHB25-C09, the following proteins share a genomic window:
- a CDS encoding YajQ family cyclic di-GMP-binding protein, translating to MPSFDIVSEVDLQEARNGVDNAIREVESRFDFRGVEASIELNDANKTIKVLSESDFQVNQLLDILRAKLLKRGIEGTSLDVPEEFVHSGKTWYVEAKLKQGIESAVQKKIVKLIKDSKLKVQAQIQGEEIRVTGKSRDDLQSVMALVRGGDLGQPFQFKNFRD from the coding sequence ATGCCATCTTTCGATATTGTTTCTGAAGTTGATCTGCAGGAAGCGCGTAACGGCGTGGATAATGCTATCCGTGAGGTTGAGTCACGCTTCGATTTTCGTGGCGTTGAGGCGAGTATTGAGCTGAATGATGCCAACAAGACCATTAAAGTGCTGAGCGAGTCTGATTTCCAGGTCAATCAGCTTTTAGATATTCTACGCGCCAAGCTGCTCAAGCGCGGCATTGAAGGGACATCGCTGGATGTGCCGGAAGAGTTCGTGCACAGCGGGAAAACCTGGTATGTGGAAGCGAAGCTGAAGCAGGGTATTGAAAGCGCGGTACAGAAGAAAATCGTTAAGCTGATTAAAGACAGCAAGCTGAAGGTGCAGGCGCAGATTCAGGGCGAAGAAATCCGGGTGACCGGGAAATCCCGCGACGATCTCCAGTCCGTGATGGCGCTGGTACGCGGCGGCGATTTAGGTCAGCCGTTCCAGTTTAAAAACTTCCGCGATTAA
- a CDS encoding DUF1120 domain-containing protein, giving the protein MKKILLASTLALCVTSAFAADPTAVLKVKGTLTNAACTPTLGNGGVADYGTIRLSELSATEVNQLGQKDIDLSISCSVPTKVAFYVDDDRPNTEAVIEVKNGDFNGNSVSFSSGVMGLGKTTDGVKIGNYSLFVKTDSIVLDGASGDFIYGSHLNTSSSPWILKSTGLISGDGADIFTGAAKGTVEPLAFTNATFPMAVSTAVQNTATLAITDDTDLDGQATLSLFYL; this is encoded by the coding sequence ATGAAAAAAATTCTTCTCGCTTCTACACTCGCGTTGTGTGTTACCTCCGCTTTTGCCGCCGACCCAACAGCAGTACTGAAAGTTAAAGGTACGCTGACGAATGCGGCCTGTACGCCAACCCTGGGCAACGGTGGCGTTGCGGACTATGGTACTATTCGACTGTCCGAGTTGTCCGCAACTGAAGTTAACCAACTGGGTCAAAAAGATATCGACCTGTCGATTAGCTGCTCTGTGCCGACTAAAGTTGCATTCTATGTAGATGACGATCGTCCAAATACCGAAGCTGTCATTGAGGTTAAAAACGGCGACTTTAACGGTAATAGTGTTTCCTTTAGTTCCGGTGTTATGGGACTCGGAAAGACAACCGACGGTGTTAAAATCGGAAACTATTCTTTATTTGTCAAAACCGATAGCATCGTTCTTGACGGCGCTTCCGGCGATTTTATTTATGGCAGCCATTTAAATACTTCATCATCACCATGGATATTAAAATCGACGGGTCTGATTTCAGGCGATGGGGCCGACATTTTTACGGGTGCGGCAAAGGGTACGGTTGAACCGCTAGCCTTTACCAACGCTACCTTCCCGATGGCCGTTTCCACGGCTGTTCAAAATACGGCGACGCTGGCTATTACCGACGATACAGATCTTGACGGCCAGGCCACGCTTAGCCTTTTCTATCTGTAA
- a CDS encoding MFS transporter, producing the protein MNDYKMTLGELRATWGLGTVFSLRMLGMFMVLPVLTTYGMALQGASEALIGLAIGIYGLAQAIFQIPFGLLSDRIGRKPLIVGGLAVFILGSIIAALSDSIWGIILGRALQGSGAIAAAVMALLSDLTREQNRTKAMAFIGVSFGITFAIAMVLGPIITHALGLNALFWMIAILATAGIIITLWVVPDSKNHVLNRESGMVKGSFSKVLAEPRLLKLNFGIMCLHILLMSTFVALPGQLADAGLPAAEHWKVYLVTMLISFGSVVPFIIYAEVKRQMKRVFLGCVALIVIAEIVLWGAGSHFWELIIGVQLFFLAFNLMEALLPSLISKESPAGYKGTAMGVYSTSQFLGVAIGGSLGGWVDGMFDGQTVFLFGALLAMVWLAVASTMKEPPYVSSLRVEIPEGVEINALLQQRLEAKEGVSQVFIVPEERSVYVKIDSKVTNRYEVEQALI; encoded by the coding sequence ATGAACGATTATAAAATGACGCTGGGTGAGTTGCGCGCCACCTGGGGTTTAGGGACCGTATTTTCATTGCGCATGCTTGGCATGTTTATGGTCCTGCCGGTTCTGACCACTTACGGCATGGCGTTACAGGGTGCCAGCGAGGCGTTAATTGGCCTTGCGATAGGCATTTACGGTCTGGCGCAGGCCATTTTTCAAATCCCGTTTGGGCTTCTTTCCGATCGCATTGGGCGTAAACCGCTGATTGTCGGCGGGCTGGCGGTGTTTATCCTCGGCAGCATCATTGCTGCGCTCTCGGACTCCATCTGGGGCATTATTCTTGGTCGCGCGCTACAAGGCTCCGGGGCGATTGCCGCCGCCGTGATGGCGCTTCTCTCAGACTTAACCCGCGAGCAAAATCGCACTAAAGCGATGGCTTTTATCGGCGTCAGCTTTGGCATCACCTTCGCCATTGCGATGGTGTTAGGGCCGATTATCACGCACGCACTTGGTCTTAACGCCCTGTTCTGGATGATTGCCATTCTCGCCACCGCGGGAATCATCATTACCCTCTGGGTGGTGCCAGACAGCAAGAACCATGTTCTGAACCGCGAGTCGGGGATGGTCAAAGGCAGCTTCAGTAAAGTGCTGGCCGAGCCCAGACTGCTGAAACTTAACTTTGGCATTATGTGTCTGCACATTTTACTGATGTCCACCTTTGTCGCCCTGCCCGGTCAGCTTGCCGATGCGGGACTGCCCGCCGCCGAGCACTGGAAAGTGTATCTGGTGACGATGCTCATTTCGTTTGGCTCGGTGGTACCGTTTATTATTTACGCCGAAGTCAAACGCCAGATGAAACGGGTGTTCTTAGGCTGCGTAGCTCTGATTGTGATTGCCGAAATTGTTCTCTGGGGCGCGGGGTCGCACTTCTGGGAATTGATCATCGGCGTTCAGTTGTTTTTCCTTGCCTTTAATCTGATGGAAGCCCTTCTCCCCTCGCTTATCAGTAAAGAGTCACCGGCAGGATATAAAGGTACGGCAATGGGCGTCTACTCCACCAGCCAGTTCCTGGGCGTTGCGATTGGCGGCTCGCTGGGCGGCTGGGTTGATGGGATGTTTGACGGCCAGACCGTATTTCTGTTTGGCGCGCTGCTGGCGATGGTATGGCTGGCAGTGGCAAGTACGATGAAAGAGCCGCCTTACGTCAGCAGCCTGCGCGTGGAAATTCCAGAAGGCGTCGAGATCAATGCCTTGTTACAGCAGCGCCTCGAGGCGAAAGAAGGAGTGAGCCAGGTATTTATCGTTCCGGAAGAACGTAGCGTCTACGTTAAAATTGACAGTAAAGTGACCAATCGCTACGAAGTCGAGCAAGCCCTGATTTAA
- the cyoE gene encoding heme o synthase, which yields MMFKQYLQVTKPGIIFGNLISVIGGFLLASKGSIDYPLFIYTLVGVSLVVASGCVFNNYIDRDIDRKMERTKNRVLVKGLISPAVSLVYATLLGIAGFMLLWFGANPLACWLGVMGFVVYVGVYSLYMKRHSVYGTLIGSLSGAAPPVIGYCAVTGEFDSGALILLAIFSLWQMPHSYAIAIFRFKDYQAANIPVLPVVKGISVAKNHITLYIIAFAIATLMLSLGGYAGYKYLVVAAAVSVWWLGMALRGYKVEDDRVWARKLFGFSIIAITALSVMMSVDFMVPDSHNLLAYVW from the coding sequence ATGATGTTTAAGCAATACCTGCAAGTAACGAAACCAGGCATCATCTTTGGCAACCTGATCTCGGTGATCGGGGGGTTCCTGCTGGCCTCCAAAGGCAGCATTGATTATCCCCTCTTCATCTACACGTTGGTCGGGGTGTCACTGGTTGTGGCGTCGGGTTGTGTATTTAACAACTACATCGACAGGGATATCGACAGGAAGATGGAAAGGACCAAAAATCGGGTGCTGGTTAAGGGCCTGATTTCTCCTGCTGTCTCGCTGGTGTACGCCACCCTACTGGGTATTGCTGGCTTCATGCTGCTGTGGTTTGGCGCGAATCCTCTGGCCTGCTGGCTGGGTGTGATGGGCTTTGTGGTTTATGTGGGCGTTTATAGCCTGTATATGAAACGCCACTCAGTCTACGGCACCCTGATCGGCTCGCTCTCTGGCGCAGCGCCGCCGGTTATCGGCTACTGCGCCGTGACCGGCGAGTTCGACAGCGGCGCGCTGATTCTGCTGGCGATTTTCAGCCTGTGGCAGATGCCGCACTCTTACGCCATCGCGATCTTCCGTTTTAAGGATTATCAGGCTGCCAACATCCCGGTTCTGCCGGTGGTGAAAGGCATTTCGGTGGCGAAGAACCACATTACGCTGTACATCATCGCGTTTGCTATCGCCACGCTGATGCTCTCTCTGGGTGGCTATGCCGGGTATAAATACCTGGTGGTCGCCGCGGCGGTGAGCGTCTGGTGGCTGGGCATGGCGCTGCGCGGCTATAAAGTGGAAGATGACAGAGTCTGGGCGCGTAAGCTGTTCGGCTTCTCCATCATCGCCATTACCGCGCTGAGCGTGATGATGTCAGTCGATTTTATGGTGCCCGATTCGCACAACCTGCTGGCTTACGTCTGGTAA
- a CDS encoding cytochrome o ubiquinol oxidase subunit IV gives MSHSTDHGGASHGSVKTYMTGFILSIILTVIPFWMVMTGAASPAVILGTILAMAVVQILVHLVCFLHMNTKSDEGWNMTAFVFTVLIIAILVVGSIWIMWNLNYNMMMH, from the coding sequence ATGAGTCATTCTACCGATCACGGCGGCGCGTCCCACGGCAGCGTGAAAACCTACATGACAGGTTTCATCCTGTCGATCATCCTGACGGTGATCCCGTTCTGGATGGTGATGACGGGTGCTGCTTCTCCGGCCGTAATCCTGGGGACAATCCTGGCAATGGCAGTGGTGCAGATTCTGGTGCATCTGGTGTGCTTCCTGCACATGAACACCAAGTCTGATGAAGGCTGGAACATGACGGCCTTCGTCTTTACCGTGCTGATCATCGCCATCCTGGTTGTAGGCTCCATCTGGATCATGTGGAACCTGAACTACAACATGATGATGCACTAA